The Fibrobacter sp. UBA4297 genome includes a window with the following:
- the cysK gene encoding cysteine synthase A, translating to MAIYNNILETIGNTPLVRINKLNKGDAEVYVKLEMFNPLGSAKDRVALNMIERAEQEGKLKPGALIIEPTSGNTGVGLAYVGAVKGYKVVLTMPDSMSMERRMLLKSLGAEVVLTEGAKGMAGCIAKANEIAAANPGSFIPQQFDNPANPEAHYRTTGPEIWRDTEGKVDVFIATAGTGGTVSGTAKFLKEKNPNIYVIAIEPDDSPMISKGVAGPHKIQGIGANFVPKNYDPKVVDEVYLTSTEKAGNAARAAAAEEGIFVGISSGAALECALTVAKRPEFKGKRIVAVLPDTGERYLSTWLWNT from the coding sequence ATGGCTATTTACAACAACATTCTCGAAACGATTGGCAATACGCCGCTGGTGCGCATCAACAAGCTCAACAAGGGCGATGCCGAAGTCTATGTGAAACTCGAAATGTTCAACCCGCTTGGTAGCGCAAAGGACCGCGTGGCGCTCAACATGATTGAACGTGCCGAACAAGAAGGCAAGCTCAAGCCGGGTGCGCTCATCATCGAACCGACCAGCGGCAACACAGGCGTGGGCCTTGCTTACGTAGGTGCAGTGAAGGGCTACAAGGTGGTGCTTACCATGCCAGATTCCATGAGCATGGAACGCCGCATGCTCCTCAAGTCGCTCGGTGCCGAAGTGGTGCTGACCGAGGGCGCTAAGGGCATGGCTGGCTGCATCGCGAAGGCAAATGAAATCGCTGCTGCCAATCCGGGTAGCTTCATTCCGCAACAGTTCGACAATCCTGCAAATCCAGAGGCTCATTACCGCACGACAGGTCCTGAAATCTGGCGCGATACGGAAGGCAAGGTCGATGTGTTCATTGCTACTGCAGGCACGGGCGGAACAGTTTCTGGCACGGCGAAGTTCCTTAAGGAAAAGAATCCGAATATTTACGTTATCGCAATTGAACCGGACGATTCTCCGATGATTTCTAAGGGTGTTGCTGGTCCGCACAAGATTCAGGGCATCGGTGCAAACTTTGTCCCCAAGAACTACGATCCGAAGGTTGTTGATGAGGTGTACTTGACCAGCACAGAAAAGGCGGGGAATGCCGCTCGTGCTGCCGCTGCCGAAGAAGGAATCTTCGTCGGGATTTCGTCGGGTGCCGCTCTCGAATGTGCTCTTACGGTCGCGAAGCG
- a CDS encoding TIGR02147 family protein, with protein MKPITEYKDYRLYMQDFYEERKRTSAFSWREFSKLAGFKSPVYLKLVCEGKSSLSLVKMEQVAHAMGLAGHEEEYFSLLVTLAKATKDADKKATLLKLEKIAVEHKVRVADSEAFQYYESWKYPVIRELAPMMPGAQPRKLADECKEYVSAEEVRDILSFLVKAGFLKKDGEKAYSQTEKAVIGSAEAQPIAIRAMHKEMGNMAVRAVDRYSASERYFTGMTIGVNESNYARIVAEIDACAKKIAAIANEGGKLDQVYGLNFQLFPFTNKIEGENHA; from the coding sequence ATGAAACCGATAACAGAATATAAGGATTACCGCCTGTATATGCAGGACTTTTACGAAGAGCGTAAAAGGACGAGCGCGTTTTCGTGGCGAGAGTTTTCCAAGCTGGCGGGGTTCAAGTCGCCGGTTTACCTAAAGCTTGTTTGCGAAGGCAAGAGCAGCTTGAGTCTTGTCAAAATGGAACAGGTTGCACATGCGATGGGGCTTGCGGGTCACGAGGAGGAATACTTCTCGCTGCTCGTGACACTTGCCAAGGCAACCAAGGATGCCGACAAGAAGGCAACGCTGCTCAAACTGGAAAAGATTGCAGTCGAGCACAAGGTGCGCGTTGCCGATAGCGAGGCGTTCCAGTATTACGAATCCTGGAAGTACCCGGTAATCCGTGAACTCGCCCCGATGATGCCCGGAGCACAACCCCGCAAACTCGCCGACGAGTGCAAGGAATATGTATCTGCCGAAGAGGTCCGCGACATCCTCTCCTTCCTGGTGAAGGCCGGGTTCCTGAAGAAGGACGGCGAGAAGGCCTATTCACAAACTGAGAAGGCCGTCATCGGCTCGGCAGAAGCGCAGCCGATTGCCATCCGTGCCATGCACAAGGAAATGGGCAACATGGCCGTGCGTGCGGTAGACCGTTACAGCGCAAGCGAGCGGTACTTTACCGGAATGACCATCGGCGTGAACGAATCCAACTATGCACGCATCGTCGCCGAAATAGATGCCTGCGCCAAGAAAATCGCCGCCATCGCAAACGAGGGCGGCAAACTGGACCAGGTCTATGGCCTGAACTTTCAACTTTTCCCGTTTACAAACAAGATAGAAGGAGAGAACCATGCTTAA
- the rbr gene encoding rubrerythrin yields the protein MANKYAGTQTEKNLEAAFAGESQARNKYTYFASRAKKDGFEQIAALFQKTADNEKEHAKLWFKELEGIGDTAQNLKAAAEGENYEWTDMYEGFAKTAEEEGFTALAKKFRMVAAIEKMHEERYRALLKNVETAKVFEKSEVKVWECRNCGHIVVGTKAPEVCPVCAHPQAYFEVHEENY from the coding sequence ATGGCAAATAAATACGCTGGTACCCAGACCGAAAAGAATTTGGAAGCCGCATTCGCAGGCGAATCCCAGGCTCGCAACAAGTACACTTACTTTGCAAGCCGCGCCAAAAAAGACGGTTTTGAACAGATCGCTGCATTGTTCCAGAAAACCGCTGACAACGAAAAGGAACACGCCAAGCTTTGGTTCAAGGAACTCGAAGGCATCGGCGACACCGCCCAGAACCTGAAGGCCGCCGCCGAAGGCGAAAACTACGAATGGACCGACATGTACGAAGGCTTCGCGAAGACCGCTGAAGAAGAAGGCTTCACCGCTCTCGCCAAGAAGTTCCGCATGGTCGCCGCCATCGAAAAGATGCACGAAGAACGCTACCGCGCCCTCCTCAAGAATGTGGAAACGGCCAAGGTCTTCGAAAAGAGCGAAGTCAAGGTTTGGGAATGCCGCAACTGCGGACACATCGTGGTCGGTACGAAGGCCCCGGAAGTCTGCCCCGTCTGCGCTCACCCGCAAGCCTACTTCGAAGTCCACGAAGAGAACTACTAA
- a CDS encoding polysaccharide lyase yields MRFGFLHILICCSAAFAQTVSDTVSFVNFENRDVGVYNNAFAKEDFKRNTTDKSWWYAMEKNSGENSKIVYDGVAHGNVLQLKYPKGCVGPNDNDTPACAAQIIQPLVKTADTMWSAYDIFFEEGFEFQLGGKLPGLCGGKCYTGNAMPETGDGWSARIMWRKGGNAVQLIYFMGQRSEYGDDFKWDLGGKNPQAQFTVGKWHRIVNKVSMNSVSAPGKGDKNGRVQAWLDGELVLDVDTLRLRDYDTLHVDKFYLSTFHGGSSTEWAPTHDNFIRFDNFTVSTDSIAVSLDNVGSVGLNKRLWRENRRAVSKSVKLYRVNGSRKTQPVKNGRLVKVVQ; encoded by the coding sequence ATGCGTTTCGGATTTTTACATATCTTGATTTGCTGTTCTGCCGCTTTTGCTCAAACCGTTTCCGACACGGTCTCGTTTGTCAACTTCGAAAATCGCGATGTCGGCGTTTACAACAATGCCTTTGCTAAGGAAGATTTCAAGCGCAACACCACGGATAAAAGCTGGTGGTATGCGATGGAAAAGAACAGTGGCGAAAATTCCAAGATTGTCTATGATGGCGTGGCGCACGGCAATGTGCTGCAGCTTAAGTACCCCAAGGGTTGCGTTGGTCCGAATGACAATGATACTCCCGCATGTGCGGCGCAAATCATACAGCCGCTTGTAAAAACTGCCGATACGATGTGGAGTGCGTACGATATTTTCTTCGAGGAAGGTTTTGAATTCCAGTTGGGCGGCAAGCTTCCGGGGCTATGTGGCGGTAAGTGTTACACTGGTAACGCCATGCCCGAAACTGGCGACGGCTGGAGTGCCCGCATCATGTGGCGCAAGGGTGGGAACGCTGTCCAGCTGATTTATTTCATGGGGCAACGTTCTGAATACGGCGACGATTTCAAGTGGGATCTCGGCGGTAAAAATCCGCAAGCGCAATTTACCGTGGGCAAGTGGCACCGCATTGTAAATAAAGTCTCAATGAACTCCGTGTCGGCCCCCGGAAAAGGCGACAAGAACGGTCGCGTGCAGGCGTGGCTTGATGGCGAGCTTGTGCTGGATGTCGATACGCTCAGACTCCGCGATTATGATACTTTGCATGTCGATAAGTTCTACCTATCCACGTTCCATGGCGGGAGCAGTACAGAATGGGCTCCAACGCACGATAACTTTATCCGATTTGACAATTTTACGGTTTCGACCGATTCTATCGCTGTGTCGCTTGACAACGTGGGCAGTGTTGGCTTGAATAAACGTTTATGGCGAGAAAATCGTCGCGCCGTCTCAAAGTCTGTTAAGCTGTATCGAGTTAATGGTTCGCGAAAAACGCAGCCGGTCAAGAACGGCAGACTCGTAAAAGTTGTGCAATAA
- a CDS encoding DUF4434 domain-containing protein: MHAEAASFDGIFDAGWTTAYQSADSINHMHVRLHALGIEQVVLQYAAVEKTHLYYPSQLDFLQNTQYKNNQLFPKSIDAAKPAGNKLWFGLYYDGENWYTPPTVEQLDTLASRNLKVLDELQALYGNETVIEGVYIPQEIARYYWDGFREDATAAALATHFLIPVTQAAQAKGWKVMAAPFYNQNLETPEKLQAFFEQLFATGFKPDIIAVQDGVGTSDAGKPHASTATAGNYERVIAKTCTQYGIEFWVDMELFRTNDSHALADSARLSAQLDTARAAGASKVIAYDLAVLGNAGLDSLEKWFPRDTSQATESIFDIRRIRQDGNRRNSSKSRNKEIRYYKLNGARVKTSE; encoded by the coding sequence ATGCATGCGGAGGCGGCAAGTTTTGACGGCATTTTTGATGCGGGATGGACGACGGCCTACCAGTCAGCGGATTCCATCAACCACATGCACGTGCGATTGCATGCACTCGGCATAGAGCAAGTTGTGTTGCAATATGCGGCGGTCGAAAAGACGCACTTGTATTACCCTTCACAGCTAGACTTTTTGCAGAACACGCAATACAAGAACAACCAGCTTTTCCCCAAGAGCATCGATGCAGCGAAGCCTGCCGGGAACAAGCTTTGGTTCGGGCTTTATTACGATGGCGAAAACTGGTACACTCCGCCGACAGTTGAACAACTTGACACACTGGCATCACGGAATTTGAAAGTACTCGACGAGCTGCAAGCGCTTTACGGGAACGAAACTGTAATTGAAGGAGTCTATATTCCGCAAGAAATTGCTCGTTATTATTGGGACGGATTCCGCGAAGACGCAACAGCAGCGGCACTTGCAACGCATTTTTTAATTCCAGTCACGCAAGCCGCTCAAGCGAAAGGCTGGAAAGTCATGGCCGCACCGTTTTACAACCAGAATTTGGAAACGCCCGAAAAGTTGCAAGCATTTTTCGAACAACTTTTCGCAACAGGATTCAAGCCAGATATTATCGCCGTGCAAGATGGCGTTGGGACAAGCGATGCAGGCAAGCCGCATGCCAGCACAGCAACCGCCGGGAATTACGAGCGGGTGATTGCGAAAACTTGTACGCAATACGGGATTGAATTTTGGGTTGATATGGAACTATTCCGCACGAACGATTCGCACGCGCTTGCCGATAGCGCAAGACTTTCGGCGCAATTGGATACGGCACGAGCGGCAGGGGCGTCAAAAGTTATCGCATACGATTTGGCCGTTCTCGGGAATGCAGGGTTGGATTCGCTTGAAAAATGGTTCCCGCGAGACACGTCGCAAGCAACGGAATCAATTTTTGACATTCGCAGAATTCGCCAAGACGGGAATCGTCGCAATTCAAGCAAGTCGCGCAATAAAGAAATTCGTTATTACAAGCTGAATGGCGCAAGAGTAAAGACAAGCGAATAA
- a CDS encoding DUF4419 domain-containing protein, whose translation MNKFIFILFFAIGLGTAAADAIVKDKKVKESTPKYAMTKIMDFSGSQVLLDERTEKLHIQELISGEHRTFPHPFVAMVGMAFANHHSIEIFPDDIWLLIMDGIRMHVKNNRDALKGKFIQNGSDTNIVIIDNFLTPQAPPTAWKRNISEIYDTLYQKLPETTRTTFDVDFSTSTAIDKFVSKTMLMAISSEYYTYTIMTLCGIPQIFIKGKKEDWEKLKSSFDNLANILDMPWWAEQINPILNEFVNAFEKKYNMEFWRSIYKDVPRGKGSGTQPKINGWITKFFPYIDKIGPDLSIIKQWPPEFIDSFDEELKQKIKQLQEEAKHPLKHRTDWVEPLEYKDFTIGKNDVPIKWKYLDREIPLKLSTGFWGVTIDPKTKRLKAIRGYVLTRETN comes from the coding sequence ATGAATAAATTTATTTTCATCCTGTTTTTTGCAATTGGGCTTGGGACCGCTGCAGCTGACGCAATTGTCAAGGACAAAAAAGTCAAAGAGAGCACGCCCAAATACGCCATGACCAAAATCATGGATTTTAGCGGTAGCCAAGTTTTGCTGGACGAACGCACAGAAAAACTGCACATTCAAGAATTAATAAGCGGAGAGCACCGCACTTTTCCGCACCCGTTTGTTGCCATGGTCGGAATGGCTTTTGCAAACCACCACTCTATCGAAATTTTCCCCGACGACATTTGGCTTTTGATTATGGACGGCATCCGCATGCACGTCAAAAACAACCGCGACGCACTCAAAGGGAAATTTATTCAAAACGGTTCTGACACGAACATTGTCATTATCGACAATTTCCTAACTCCGCAAGCTCCGCCAACAGCGTGGAAAAGGAACATCTCCGAAATATACGACACGCTCTACCAAAAGTTGCCCGAAACGACAAGAACCACTTTCGATGTCGATTTTTCCACCTCCACCGCCATAGACAAATTCGTTTCAAAGACGATGCTCATGGCCATCAGCTCGGAATACTACACCTACACGATAATGACATTGTGTGGCATCCCGCAAATTTTCATCAAAGGCAAAAAAGAAGACTGGGAAAAACTGAAAAGTTCATTCGACAATCTGGCAAACATTCTCGACATGCCCTGGTGGGCAGAACAAATCAACCCGATACTCAATGAATTTGTCAATGCTTTTGAAAAAAAATACAACATGGAATTTTGGAGAAGCATCTACAAAGATGTGCCTCGTGGCAAAGGAAGTGGAACGCAGCCCAAAATCAATGGTTGGATAACCAAATTTTTCCCCTACATAGACAAGATAGGACCAGATCTTTCGATAATAAAACAATGGCCCCCCGAATTTATAGATTCATTCGATGAGGAATTGAAGCAGAAAATAAAGCAATTACAAGAAGAAGCAAAGCATCCCTTGAAACACCGCACCGACTGGGTCGAGCCGCTCGAATATAAGGATTTTACGATTGGCAAAAACGACGTTCCCATCAAATGGAAATATCTTGACCGCGAAATACCCCTGAAGCTTTCCACCGGTTTTTGGGGAGTGACCATTGACCCGAAAACAAAGCGATTGAAAGCCATCCGCGGGTATGTACTGACAAGAGAAACGAATTAG
- a CDS encoding type IV toxin-antitoxin system AbiEi family antitoxin domain-containing protein, whose amino-acid sequence MPKYDGREIRNTEGFIVRNDLSTYQYHQVLQKVQSGELLRLRPGVFTEPIVLADTMLDIDILVPGGVLCMFSAWDHYELTTQIPNSFCVAIPRKRKLVLPEYPPITLYYWSDHLLDFGITIAEVHGHKVHVTDLERSVCDAVKYRNKIGLDVCAEIVKSYLKRRGRNISTLMKYAKKLRVAKTLSTYLEIGL is encoded by the coding sequence ATGCCAAAATACGATGGAAGAGAAATTCGCAATACCGAAGGTTTCATAGTTCGCAACGACTTGAGCACTTATCAGTATCATCAGGTTTTGCAAAAGGTTCAGTCGGGTGAATTGCTTCGCCTTCGACCAGGAGTTTTTACAGAACCCATCGTATTGGCTGATACGATGCTTGATATAGACATTCTTGTGCCTGGTGGAGTGCTGTGCATGTTCTCGGCATGGGATCACTACGAACTTACCACGCAGATTCCTAACTCATTTTGTGTAGCCATTCCACGTAAACGAAAACTCGTATTGCCTGAATATCCTCCAATAACGCTTTATTATTGGTCTGATCATCTGCTGGATTTTGGAATCACGATAGCGGAGGTGCATGGGCATAAAGTACATGTTACAGATTTAGAACGTTCTGTCTGCGATGCTGTAAAATACCGAAATAAAATCGGATTAGATGTATGTGCAGAAATAGTCAAAAGCTATCTCAAACGTCGCGGTAGGAACATCTCAACACTTATGAAATACGCAAAAAAACTGCGAGTCGCAAAGACTTTGAGCACATATTTGGAAATAGGACTATAA
- a CDS encoding saccharopine dehydrogenase family protein, with the protein MARALIIGCGAVATVAIKKCCTCSEVFSEICIASRHRENCEKLAQELRPNTKTVITTAAVDADKAENVSALIKQYKPDLVMNIALPYQDLAIMDACLECGVNYMDTANYEPENIDDPEWRKVYDKRCKEKGFSAYFDYSWQWAYKEKFEKAGLTALLGSGFDPGVSQAYCAYALKHQFDTIEEIDILDCNGGDHGYKFATNFNPEINLREVSAPGSYWDTDENGKGHWVEIPAMSIKREYNFAQVGKKDMYLLHHEEIESLAQNIPGVKRIRFFMTFGQSYLDHMRCLEDVGMLSTQPIKFQGQDIVPIQFLKALLPDPASLGPRTVGKTNIGCIFKGTKDGKPKTYYLYNVCDHQECYKELGSQAIAYTTGVPAMCGAMMVLTGKWNKPGVHTVEEFDPDPFMEALTKYGLPWNEDFNPVLVD; encoded by the coding sequence ATGGCAAGAGCATTGATTATCGGTTGTGGCGCCGTTGCCACAGTTGCTATCAAGAAGTGCTGCACCTGCAGCGAAGTTTTTAGCGAAATCTGCATCGCCAGCCGTCATCGCGAAAATTGCGAGAAGTTGGCTCAGGAACTCCGCCCGAACACGAAGACGGTCATCACGACTGCCGCTGTGGACGCTGACAAGGCCGAGAACGTCTCTGCTCTCATTAAGCAATACAAGCCGGACCTGGTGATGAATATCGCCCTCCCCTACCAGGACCTCGCCATCATGGATGCATGCCTTGAATGTGGCGTGAACTACATGGACACGGCTAACTACGAGCCGGAAAATATCGACGATCCGGAATGGCGCAAGGTCTACGACAAGCGCTGCAAGGAAAAGGGTTTTAGCGCCTACTTCGATTACAGCTGGCAGTGGGCTTACAAGGAAAAGTTTGAAAAGGCTGGTCTCACGGCTTTGCTCGGTTCCGGCTTTGACCCGGGTGTTTCTCAGGCATACTGCGCCTACGCCTTGAAGCACCAGTTCGATACGATTGAAGAAATCGACATTCTCGACTGCAATGGCGGCGATCACGGCTACAAGTTCGCAACGAACTTCAACCCGGAAATCAACCTCCGCGAAGTTTCTGCTCCGGGCAGCTACTGGGACACGGACGAGAACGGCAAGGGCCACTGGGTTGAAATCCCGGCCATGAGCATCAAGCGTGAATACAACTTCGCACAGGTCGGCAAGAAGGACATGTACCTCCTCCACCACGAAGAAATTGAATCTCTCGCCCAGAACATTCCGGGCGTGAAGCGCATTCGCTTCTTCATGACGTTTGGTCAGAGCTACCTCGACCACATGCGTTGCCTCGAAGATGTTGGCATGCTCAGCACGCAGCCGATCAAGTTCCAGGGTCAGGACATTGTGCCTATCCAGTTCCTCAAGGCTCTCCTCCCGGACCCGGCAAGCCTCGGTCCTCGCACAGTGGGCAAGACGAACATCGGTTGCATTTTCAAGGGTACTAAGGATGGCAAGCCGAAGACTTACTATCTGTACAACGTTTGCGACCACCAGGAATGCTACAAGGAACTCGGCAGCCAGGCTATCGCCTACACAACTGGCGTTCCGGCTATGTGCGGTGCCATGATGGTGCTCACGGGCAAGTGGAACAAGCCGGGTGTGCATACGGTCGAAGAGTTCGATCCGGATCCGTTCATGGAAGCCCTCACCAAATACGGTCTCCCGTGGAACGAAGACTTTAATCCTGTATTAGTCGACTAA